One window of the Runella slithyformis DSM 19594 genome contains the following:
- a CDS encoding isoprenyl transferase — translation MKEQIDRTKLPQHIAIIMDGNGRWAKQRGAMRIFGHRNAIKAVREATEGCAELGVNYLTLYAFSTENWGRPETEVRMLMELLVHTIGDELPTLQKNNVKLDSIGDLESLPKSCQLELQDAIDKTKNNTGLNLILALGYSGKWDIVQATQQIAREVQAGTLRPEDITENLLNSKLSTIDRPEVDLMLRTGGDHRISNFLLWQLAYAELYFYDNVFWPDFRRNHLHEAILSFQQRERRFGKTSEQILSDAK, via the coding sequence ATGAAAGAGCAAATTGACCGTACCAAACTCCCTCAACACATTGCCATTATCATGGACGGCAATGGGCGTTGGGCCAAGCAACGCGGCGCTATGCGGATCTTTGGACACCGTAATGCCATCAAAGCCGTACGGGAAGCCACGGAAGGCTGCGCTGAGTTGGGAGTCAACTATTTGACATTATACGCCTTTTCGACCGAAAATTGGGGCCGCCCTGAAACCGAAGTAAGGATGTTGATGGAGCTTTTGGTCCATACCATTGGGGATGAGTTGCCGACTTTGCAAAAAAACAATGTCAAACTGGACAGTATCGGTGATCTGGAGAGTCTTCCCAAATCCTGCCAGCTTGAATTGCAGGATGCCATTGATAAAACAAAGAATAATACGGGACTTAATCTGATTTTAGCGCTCGGTTACAGCGGAAAATGGGACATTGTTCAGGCTACCCAACAAATTGCCCGTGAAGTACAGGCAGGTACGCTGCGTCCCGAAGATATTACCGAAAACCTCCTTAATTCCAAGCTGTCGACCATTGACCGTCCGGAAGTAGACCTGATGCTGCGTACCGGAGGCGACCACCGAATCAGTAACTTTCTCTTGTGGCAATTGGCCTATGCCGAACTCTATTTTTATGACAATGTATTTTGGCCCGACTTTCGCCGTAACCATTTGCACGAAGCTATTTTATCGTTTCAACAGCGGGAACGTCGATTTGGCAAAACGAGCGAACAGATTCTGAGTGATGCGAAATAA
- a CDS encoding MATE family efflux transporter, which produces MRKIFTLLLQALKGEEQEYTSGSINRAIFLLSVPMILEMVMESLFAVVDVFFVSKISTDAIATVGLTESVLTLVYSVAIGLSTAATAIVARRVGEKQFIEAGHAAAQVILVSLGLGVVMGLSGFLGAEAILRAMGGSPALIASGADFTRIIFASSPAIMLLYTLSGVLRGGGDAAVAMRSLWIANGINIVLCPLFIFGLGPVPAFGVAGSAMATTIGRTIGVLYQLNALAKTKGTIQVLASQFKVHIGIIRNLLSVAAGGTSQFLIASASWVFLTRILSDFGPSIVAGYTIAIRIIVFTILPSWGMANAAATLVGQNLGANKPDRAEASVWRAAFLNFLFLAVVAIVFFIFSRPIISWFNADPITVNTGVNCLRIVCLGYLFFAYGMVISQSFNGAGDTLTPTLMNLFCFWAVEIPLAYVLAKKMNLGPEGVYTSVAFSESLLAVVGIVLFKRGKWKNKKV; this is translated from the coding sequence ATGCGGAAAATTTTCACGTTATTACTCCAAGCCCTTAAAGGCGAAGAACAGGAGTACACTTCGGGCAGTATCAATCGTGCCATTTTTCTGCTTTCGGTGCCCATGATCCTTGAAATGGTCATGGAGTCGCTGTTTGCAGTGGTCGATGTTTTTTTTGTTTCCAAAATCAGTACGGATGCCATTGCTACCGTAGGTCTCACCGAATCGGTACTCACATTGGTCTATTCCGTTGCCATCGGATTAAGCACGGCCGCTACTGCCATTGTGGCCCGACGGGTGGGAGAAAAACAGTTTATTGAAGCCGGACATGCCGCTGCACAGGTAATACTGGTTTCATTGGGGTTGGGGGTCGTCATGGGCCTTTCGGGTTTTTTGGGGGCCGAAGCTATTTTACGGGCCATGGGTGGCTCGCCGGCACTGATTGCTTCCGGGGCTGACTTTACACGGATCATTTTTGCGAGCAGTCCGGCCATCATGTTGCTCTATACCCTGAGCGGTGTACTGCGCGGGGGCGGCGATGCCGCCGTAGCGATGCGTTCCCTCTGGATTGCCAACGGCATCAACATCGTGCTGTGCCCGCTCTTTATTTTCGGATTAGGACCCGTTCCGGCATTTGGGGTGGCAGGGTCAGCCATGGCCACTACCATCGGGCGTACCATCGGCGTACTCTATCAACTGAATGCCCTTGCCAAAACCAAAGGCACAATTCAGGTGTTGGCTTCGCAGTTCAAAGTCCACATCGGCATCATCCGTAATCTGCTGAGCGTAGCGGCGGGCGGAACGAGCCAATTTCTCATCGCGTCGGCCAGTTGGGTATTTCTGACGCGTATTCTTTCGGACTTCGGGCCAAGTATTGTCGCAGGTTACACCATTGCCATTCGTATCATTGTATTTACCATTTTACCTTCGTGGGGCATGGCCAACGCCGCCGCAACGTTGGTTGGCCAAAATCTCGGAGCCAACAAACCCGACCGTGCCGAGGCATCGGTCTGGCGGGCGGCTTTTCTCAATTTTCTTTTTCTGGCTGTGGTGGCCATTGTCTTTTTTATTTTCTCGCGCCCTATCATTTCATGGTTCAATGCCGACCCGATCACGGTCAATACAGGCGTTAACTGCTTACGTATCGTTTGTTTAGGCTATTTATTTTTTGCCTACGGCATGGTCATCAGTCAGTCGTTCAACGGAGCCGGCGATACCCTTACGCCTACGTTGATGAACCTGTTTTGTTTTTGGGCGGTCGAAATCCCGCTGGCATACGTACTGGCAAAAAAAATGAATCTGGGCCCCGAAGGCGTCTATACCTCCGTTGCTTTCAGCGAATCATTACTGGCGGTAGTGGGAATTGTTCTTTTTAAACGCGGTAAATGGAAAAACAAGAAGGTCTGA
- a CDS encoding WD40 repeat domain-containing protein has translation MTKLSVQKTDTFSGHRDCVYTLQPALRPNHFFSAGGDGMVVQWDLARPDWGEVVAQVPASVYAIAYDSADNQLWVGQNYEGIQRIAPYEKQTISSIRLTSAAIFDIQFFEDQAFIALSDGVVTVMDKDRFAVRKHLKAGAQSARCISINPVSREFAVGYSDHTIRIFGLDDHLLHHTLVSHTNSVFTVHYSPDGRYLLSGSRDAHLKVWNVTDNYQLHQDVVAHLFAINHIVYSPDARWAATCSMDKSIKIWDAETFRLLKVIDRARHAGHGTSINKLLWSGVENQLVSAGDDKRIAVWTIKSS, from the coding sequence ATGACAAAACTTAGCGTTCAAAAAACAGATACTTTTTCCGGTCATCGCGATTGTGTGTATACACTCCAACCGGCCCTTCGACCGAATCACTTTTTTTCGGCCGGCGGCGATGGTATGGTAGTACAATGGGACTTGGCCCGTCCGGATTGGGGGGAAGTAGTGGCACAGGTCCCCGCTTCTGTCTATGCGATTGCGTATGACTCGGCGGATAACCAACTTTGGGTCGGGCAAAATTACGAAGGAATTCAACGCATTGCTCCTTACGAAAAACAGACGATCTCCTCCATTCGACTCACTTCGGCCGCTATTTTTGATATTCAGTTCTTTGAAGACCAAGCCTTTATTGCACTTTCTGACGGCGTCGTAACCGTGATGGATAAAGACCGGTTTGCCGTTCGGAAGCATTTGAAAGCGGGCGCGCAAAGTGCCCGATGCATCAGTATCAATCCCGTTAGCCGCGAATTTGCCGTTGGGTACAGCGACCACACAATCCGAATCTTCGGACTTGACGACCATCTTCTGCATCATACGTTGGTATCACATACCAATTCGGTTTTTACAGTACACTACTCACCCGATGGCCGCTATTTATTGTCGGGCAGCCGGGATGCCCATTTGAAAGTATGGAATGTGACCGACAACTATCAATTGCATCAGGATGTGGTGGCTCATTTATTTGCCATCAATCACATCGTTTATAGCCCCGACGCACGATGGGCAGCTACCTGCAGCATGGATAAATCCATTAAAATATGGGATGCTGAGACCTTTCGGTTGCTGAAAGTCATCGACCGTGCCCGGCACGCAGGCCACGGAACCTCCATCAATAAACTCCTTTGGTCAGGGGTCGAAAATCAATTGGTTTCGGCCGGTGATGACAAACGTATTGCAGTATGGACCATAAAAAGTTCGTAA
- a CDS encoding 4'-phosphopantetheinyl transferase family protein, which yields MPLVRQWTVFDDCEILVWQIGESPEKLLKELIVTAEEWEEFKTISHPQKQLEWLTGRRAMQVLVESTGGCYKGMLKDEYGKPHLKHRIAEVSLTHTLRYVGVTLHPVKSLGIDMERMADKLARVAPKFLSEEEKEHAQMELSKLVTYWCAKEALYKLHGTRQLSFKDHIAVEAFQDTDAYVQGSIGFNDLPRQFHQLHRFWVEDFCGVVAV from the coding sequence ATGCCCTTGGTTCGACAATGGACAGTTTTTGATGACTGTGAAATTTTAGTTTGGCAAATTGGTGAGTCCCCTGAGAAGTTGCTTAAGGAGCTGATTGTGACCGCCGAAGAGTGGGAGGAGTTTAAAACCATTTCGCATCCCCAAAAACAATTGGAGTGGCTGACCGGGCGGCGAGCCATGCAGGTGTTGGTAGAAAGTACAGGCGGGTGCTATAAAGGAATGCTCAAAGACGAATATGGGAAGCCTCATTTAAAGCACCGGATCGCTGAAGTGTCCCTCACGCATACGCTCCGATACGTAGGGGTGACATTGCACCCCGTTAAATCTCTCGGAATTGATATGGAGCGCATGGCCGATAAGTTGGCCCGAGTGGCGCCCAAGTTCTTATCCGAAGAGGAAAAAGAACACGCGCAAATGGAGTTGTCCAAATTGGTGACCTATTGGTGCGCCAAAGAGGCACTCTATAAACTGCACGGCACCCGACAGCTGAGTTTTAAAGACCACATAGCTGTCGAGGCCTTTCAGGACACGGATGCTTATGTGCAGGGCTCGATCGGTTTTAACGACCTTCCCCGGCAATTTCACCAACTGCACCGGTTTTGGGTCGAGGATTTCTGCGGGGTGGTGGCGGTATAA
- a CDS encoding transglutaminase-like domain-containing protein, translating into MTEQEIKALVSLLDDDDQEVSRLVEREIRQQGGKIIPFLENEWESAGFSPDVQRKIEELIHELQYVLTLERLTNWHNGGAVDLLEGLWIVATYQYPDLSLEKIRSDFEQFYYETWLEFKIDMHPIDQIRALNHVFFSKLKFGSNTKNFHSAGNSMINVVLDTRKGNPISLCCIYMIIAQRLNMPVYGVNLPNLFVLTYKQDSIQFYINVFNKGLVFMRSDIDHYIAQLNLKTNETFYQPCSNLDILKRVLRNLTLAFEKTGDNDKVNEIEKMAAILNEPLPE; encoded by the coding sequence ATGACAGAGCAAGAAATCAAAGCGCTGGTTTCGCTACTCGACGATGACGACCAGGAAGTATCTCGTTTGGTTGAACGCGAAATCAGGCAGCAGGGAGGAAAAATCATTCCTTTCTTAGAAAATGAGTGGGAAAGTGCGGGCTTTAGCCCTGACGTACAGCGAAAGATCGAAGAGCTGATTCATGAACTTCAGTATGTGTTGACCCTCGAACGCTTAACAAATTGGCACAACGGAGGAGCAGTTGACCTTTTGGAAGGGCTGTGGATCGTGGCTACCTACCAGTATCCGGACCTGTCATTGGAAAAAATTCGCAGCGATTTTGAACAGTTTTATTATGAAACCTGGCTTGAATTTAAGATTGATATGCACCCGATCGATCAAATCAGGGCTCTGAACCACGTCTTTTTTTCAAAATTAAAGTTTGGCTCCAATACCAAGAATTTCCATTCGGCCGGCAATTCCATGATCAATGTGGTATTGGATACCAGGAAGGGCAATCCGATCTCCCTTTGCTGCATTTATATGATCATTGCGCAACGGCTCAATATGCCCGTTTACGGCGTTAACCTACCCAATTTATTTGTGTTAACGTACAAGCAGGATTCGATTCAGTTTTACATCAATGTATTCAATAAGGGGCTTGTCTTTATGCGTTCCGACATTGACCATTATATTGCACAATTGAATCTCAAAACCAACGAGACTTTTTACCAGCCGTGCAGCAACCTTGACATTCTCAAACGCGTGCTGCGCAATCTAACGCTGGCTTTTGAAAAAACGGGAGATAATGATAAGGTCAATGAAATAGAAAAGATGGCAGCTATTTTGAATGAGCCGCTGCCGGAATAA
- the galE gene encoding UDP-glucose 4-epimerase GalE, which produces MKILVTGGAGFIGSHTVVELQKSGFEPVIIDNFSNSEEKVLEGLEKIIGKPVVCYKADCNDEAALRQLFEKENIEGVIHFAANKAVGESVENPLLYYGNNIGTTVLLLKLMKEFEVHNFVFSSSCTVYGQPDQLPVTEATPRQEAASPYGNTKKICEDIIRDFIFSKPSMKAIALRYFNPIGAHETAEIGELPRGVPSNLVPYITQTAAGLRQKLTVFGSDYNTPDGTCIRDFIHVVDLAKAHVKALELLAGVQEENFYDVFNIGTGEGVTVLQLIKTFEEVNNLKLNYSIGPRRPGDVEQIYAQVDKSREVMKWQTEKTLEDSLRDAWRWEQKLATRKK; this is translated from the coding sequence ATGAAAATATTAGTTACGGGCGGGGCCGGCTTTATTGGCTCACATACAGTGGTTGAATTACAAAAGTCGGGCTTTGAACCTGTTATTATTGACAATTTCAGCAATTCTGAGGAAAAAGTACTGGAAGGGCTCGAAAAAATAATCGGGAAGCCGGTGGTATGCTATAAGGCAGACTGCAATGATGAAGCGGCTTTGCGCCAACTGTTTGAAAAAGAAAACATAGAAGGGGTGATTCATTTTGCGGCCAACAAAGCCGTGGGGGAATCGGTCGAAAATCCGCTTCTTTATTATGGAAACAACATTGGTACAACCGTTTTGCTGTTGAAGCTGATGAAGGAGTTTGAGGTACATAATTTTGTATTCTCTTCTTCGTGTACGGTCTATGGGCAACCCGACCAATTGCCCGTAACGGAGGCGACTCCTCGTCAGGAGGCGGCATCACCGTATGGCAACACCAAGAAAATCTGCGAGGATATTATCCGTGATTTTATTTTTTCAAAGCCTTCCATGAAAGCGATTGCGTTGCGTTATTTTAACCCCATCGGGGCGCATGAGACCGCTGAAATAGGGGAGTTGCCGCGCGGAGTTCCGAGCAATCTGGTGCCGTACATTACCCAAACCGCCGCCGGACTGCGTCAGAAACTGACCGTTTTCGGCAGCGATTACAATACGCCCGACGGGACCTGCATCCGTGATTTTATTCACGTGGTAGATCTGGCCAAAGCGCACGTAAAAGCATTGGAATTGCTGGCCGGAGTGCAGGAGGAAAATTTCTACGATGTATTCAATATCGGTACGGGAGAGGGAGTGACGGTTTTGCAATTGATCAAGACGTTTGAAGAAGTCAATAACCTGAAACTGAACTATAGTATCGGACCGCGTCGGCCGGGAGATGTGGAGCAGATCTATGCGCAGGTAGATAAATCGCGGGAAGTGATGAAATGGCAGACCGAAAAGACCCTGGAAGATTCATTGCGTGATGCGTGGCGTTGGGAACAAAAATTAGCAACTCGAAAAAAATAG
- the rfbB gene encoding dTDP-glucose 4,6-dehydratase: MQKILITGGAGFIGSHVVRRFVTQYPSAQIVNLDALTYAGNLANLTDIEHQPNYTFVKGDITDAAFIDELFNAHDFTGVVHLAAESHVDRSISDPMAFVMTNVIGTVNLLNAARIAWKGKEEGRRFYHVSTDEVYGELHDPKEFFVETTSYDPRSPYSASKASSDHFVRAYHNTYKLPVVISNCSNNYGPNHFPEKLIPLMINNIRNNKPLPVYGKGENVRDWLYVEDHARAIDLIFHEGVNGETYNIGGCNEWKNLDLVFLLCKVMDEKLGRPEGTSAQLITYVTDRAGHDLRYAIDPSKLMNALGWKPSVTFEEGLEKTVQWYLDNQKWLDDVTSGNYQKYYDGMYVDR, encoded by the coding sequence ATGCAAAAAATACTTATCACCGGAGGGGCGGGCTTCATTGGGTCACATGTAGTACGACGATTTGTGACGCAATACCCTTCTGCCCAAATTGTCAATTTGGATGCCCTTACCTATGCCGGTAACTTAGCTAACCTGACCGATATCGAGCATCAGCCCAATTATACGTTTGTCAAAGGAGATATTACCGACGCAGCGTTTATTGACGAGCTTTTCAACGCCCATGATTTTACGGGCGTGGTTCATTTGGCGGCCGAGTCGCACGTAGACCGCTCTATTTCTGACCCCATGGCGTTTGTAATGACCAATGTGATCGGTACGGTGAATTTGCTCAATGCGGCCCGTATCGCCTGGAAAGGCAAAGAAGAAGGGCGTCGTTTTTATCATGTTTCGACTGATGAAGTCTATGGGGAATTGCATGACCCTAAAGAGTTTTTTGTTGAAACCACAAGCTACGACCCGCGCTCGCCGTATTCGGCCTCCAAAGCCTCGTCTGATCATTTTGTGCGGGCGTATCATAATACGTACAAATTGCCGGTGGTGATTTCTAACTGTTCCAACAACTACGGACCCAACCATTTTCCCGAGAAGTTGATTCCGCTGATGATCAATAATATTCGCAACAATAAGCCTTTGCCGGTCTATGGCAAGGGAGAAAACGTACGGGATTGGCTGTACGTGGAAGATCATGCGCGTGCCATTGATTTGATCTTCCATGAAGGTGTCAACGGAGAAACGTATAATATCGGAGGCTGCAATGAGTGGAAAAACCTGGATTTGGTGTTTTTATTGTGTAAAGTAATGGATGAGAAATTAGGAAGGCCCGAAGGGACTTCCGCGCAGTTGATCACCTACGTGACCGACCGCGCCGGCCATGACCTGCGCTATGCCATCGATCCTTCCAAACTGATGAATGCATTAGGCTGGAAACCGTCGGTTACGTTTGAAGAAGGGCTGGAAAAAACGGTTCAATGGTATTTGGATAACCAAAAATGGTTGGATGATGTGACCTCCGGCAATTATCAGAAGTACTATGACGGGATGTATGTAGATCGTTAA
- a CDS encoding SdrD B-like domain-containing protein translates to MGALYRHVLFRGARVPHSIFLVIPALIFLSCIAGTAAKAQTIKGKVYRDFNADGLKTIIGSFSEIGAGNVLVCAYKKDGTLADSTRTANDGTYTIHNAPLSDTLRIEFKDFMESDYDGPYNPIGSKTSVQFAAGNSVGVDLGINYPNHYCETQNPQTVTTCYVAVNAATTSVGYRDVLVGVPYEGIDSTKKISPYAFVKDLGSVWGVAYKRETAQVFTSAFTKRHVGFTAKGPGAIFVTSISSTDTSTTEFFNFGAIAGVDMHTDLPDDITPNARLDSYDIPAYDAVGTTSLGGLDISEDGKTLWVINLKNRKLYSLDIATKDTVSYIIPNPCNGKSYRPFATKYYRNKVYIGVVCTREDALEKNDSTGLAATVYAFKEGTFTQVLHFPLTYIKGASNADIPPIGDARAQRWRPWIPLPYFEPDRNNNFKTYPQAWLTDIEFDVDGSMIVGLRDRFGDQMGFENRLPIANEPDLYTVIGPGEVLRAGPCGPNGTWLIENGGSVCGSTTSAEQTNAAGIGGGKYYWGERTQNGANHEISTQAGLALLAGSGKLAMTAINPTELQNTGGIKRLINSNGERDGDAFGEDPNPNGGVVLYRNDVYGYGKANGLGGLEILCAPQPIEIGNRIWNDKNRNGRQDANEIGIDGVTVTLCDAMGNSLASVQTGNGGQYYFSSATTTGGPAYIKYQANLKFNTKYILKISNFAAQSSLAGLLPTIANSTSDHIDSDFEPTGANLTFTFTTGTAGQNNFKADAGFAPKLGSLGDFVWKDLNNNGRQDAGEPGIPGVVVQLLNSIGTVLATDTTNSNGLYTFDSLSNGTYRVKILTASLPSGLILSTVQNAAGVPDSLDSDFDPITGLSQFIVIDVTQTGINKDNPTLDGGVFIVCNKPNWVLSSSPVCSPNAAVYSLTLSVVNQNGFIKVNAGTVSGSNPYTITDIPHNVNLVITDSVTAFCKFDTTFTAPDCDCAQLSIITPNATVCKGSPFPILKATVIGPNVTGAGVIWYDAPTGGNVLATTLNFQPVGIAAVTDTFYVVLSGLTPLCTSVIRTPVIVTVQNCEVDLALKKRISSKIANIGDTLIYTIKVWNEFTNKANGVEVTDSIPAGIQFIPGSFTSSRGLASISNNVIQWNIGSVAANGDTVTLTYKSKVMQAGIHYNTAEISRTNEKDRDSTPGNGKDNEDDKDVQCFTVPIKLCTGEKVQLNVPANYTNVKWFKTGSPTPIAQGNEVLLTQTGVYTFTALNATCPAGGCCPIIIVPGTNCCPENLCIPFVIRKTKKAGKSI, encoded by the coding sequence ATGGGGGCTTTGTACAGGCATGTACTCTTCAGGGGGGCAAGGGTACCACATTCTATCTTTCTCGTAATTCCGGCACTTATTTTTCTTAGCTGTATTGCGGGAACAGCGGCCAAAGCACAAACAATCAAAGGTAAAGTATACCGAGATTTTAATGCTGATGGCCTCAAAACGATCATAGGCAGCTTTAGTGAAATAGGCGCCGGAAACGTGTTGGTCTGTGCTTATAAAAAAGACGGTACACTGGCCGACTCAACCCGTACTGCGAATGACGGAACCTATACGATCCACAATGCTCCCTTATCCGATACCTTGCGAATCGAATTTAAAGATTTTATGGAGAGCGACTACGATGGCCCATACAACCCCATCGGCAGCAAAACCTCCGTTCAGTTTGCCGCCGGCAATTCGGTCGGTGTAGATCTGGGCATCAATTATCCAAACCATTATTGCGAGACACAAAATCCGCAGACTGTAACAACCTGCTACGTAGCGGTCAATGCCGCGACCACTTCAGTGGGTTATAGAGATGTATTAGTGGGTGTCCCCTATGAAGGAATCGATTCAACCAAAAAGATTTCCCCTTATGCTTTTGTAAAAGATCTTGGTTCGGTGTGGGGCGTTGCTTACAAGCGTGAAACCGCTCAAGTTTTTACGTCTGCTTTTACAAAACGCCACGTAGGTTTTACCGCAAAGGGGCCCGGTGCCATTTTCGTTACTTCCATTAGCAGTACAGATACCTCCACGACCGAATTTTTTAACTTTGGTGCCATTGCCGGGGTTGATATGCATACGGATTTGCCCGATGATATTACCCCCAACGCTCGTCTTGACAGCTATGATATTCCGGCGTATGATGCTGTAGGTACGACCAGCCTTGGAGGTCTTGATATTTCTGAAGACGGAAAAACCCTTTGGGTCATAAATCTCAAAAATCGTAAGCTGTATTCATTAGACATAGCCACCAAAGATACCGTCTCTTACATTATTCCTAACCCTTGTAACGGCAAAAGTTATCGTCCGTTTGCGACTAAATATTATCGTAATAAAGTATATATAGGCGTTGTATGTACCCGCGAAGATGCCCTTGAGAAAAATGACTCTACAGGGCTGGCCGCCACAGTTTATGCTTTTAAGGAAGGCACTTTCACCCAAGTTCTTCACTTTCCGCTCACCTACATTAAGGGTGCCTCCAACGCTGATATCCCCCCTATCGGAGACGCCAGAGCACAGCGTTGGCGTCCTTGGATTCCGCTTCCTTATTTTGAGCCTGACCGTAACAATAATTTTAAAACCTACCCTCAGGCATGGCTTACTGATATTGAATTTGATGTAGATGGCTCTATGATCGTGGGGCTTAGAGATCGCTTTGGCGATCAGATGGGATTCGAAAACAGATTACCCATTGCAAATGAGCCCGATTTATACACTGTCATCGGTCCGGGCGAAGTCCTGAGAGCGGGCCCCTGCGGGCCAAACGGAACCTGGCTGATTGAAAACGGCGGCTCAGTATGCGGCAGTACGACTTCAGCAGAGCAAACGAATGCTGCGGGAATAGGTGGAGGAAAATACTATTGGGGTGAACGCACGCAAAACGGCGCCAACCATGAGATAAGCACTCAAGCCGGACTTGCGCTTCTGGCAGGAAGCGGTAAGTTAGCCATGACGGCTATCAATCCGACAGAATTGCAAAATACCGGCGGAATTAAACGCCTCATCAATTCAAATGGAGAGCGAGACGGTGACGCTTTCGGCGAAGACCCTAACCCAAATGGGGGAGTGGTTTTATATAGGAATGATGTGTATGGGTATGGCAAAGCAAACGGTCTGGGCGGTTTAGAGATACTTTGTGCCCCACAACCCATTGAGATCGGTAACCGAATCTGGAATGATAAAAACAGAAATGGCAGGCAGGATGCCAATGAAATAGGCATTGATGGCGTAACGGTGACGCTGTGTGATGCAATGGGCAATTCACTGGCCTCTGTACAAACGGGCAACGGAGGTCAATATTATTTTTCTTCGGCAACAACAACCGGCGGGCCGGCGTATATCAAGTACCAGGCTAATCTAAAGTTCAACACTAAATACATCCTCAAAATCAGTAATTTTGCTGCACAAAGCAGCTTAGCCGGCTTACTTCCTACCATAGCTAACAGCACCAGCGATCACATTGATTCTGATTTTGAACCGACCGGAGCCAATCTGACTTTTACGTTCACTACCGGCACAGCAGGCCAAAATAATTTTAAGGCTGATGCAGGTTTTGCACCTAAATTGGGCTCTCTGGGCGACTTTGTCTGGAAAGACCTTAATAACAATGGCCGGCAGGATGCCGGTGAACCGGGCATCCCGGGAGTGGTAGTCCAACTTCTTAACAGTATTGGTACCGTTTTGGCTACCGATACCACCAACAGCAATGGACTGTATACTTTTGACAGCCTTAGCAATGGTACGTACAGAGTCAAAATCCTGACCGCTTCGCTTCCTTCAGGGCTGATTTTAAGTACAGTCCAAAATGCTGCGGGAGTACCTGACAGCTTGGATTCAGACTTTGATCCAATTACAGGTTTGAGCCAATTCATTGTAATTGATGTGACCCAAACCGGAATAAATAAGGATAATCCAACCCTCGACGGTGGAGTCTTTATTGTCTGTAACAAACCTAACTGGGTTCTGTCTTCATCTCCGGTGTGTTCTCCAAATGCGGCCGTCTATAGCCTTACTCTCTCCGTAGTTAATCAAAATGGCTTCATTAAAGTAAACGCAGGGACAGTGTCAGGCAGCAACCCTTACACCATCACTGACATCCCGCACAATGTCAATCTAGTGATTACTGACAGCGTAACAGCCTTCTGTAAATTTGATACTACATTTACGGCCCCGGATTGCGATTGCGCCCAATTATCCATAATTACACCCAATGCAACGGTATGTAAAGGCTCACCTTTTCCGATTTTGAAGGCAACGGTTATTGGACCTAATGTTACAGGTGCCGGCGTAATATGGTACGACGCCCCGACCGGCGGAAATGTTCTTGCCACAACACTCAATTTCCAACCGGTCGGTATAGCTGCCGTAACGGATACCTTCTATGTAGTACTTTCAGGGTTAACTCCCTTATGTACCTCTGTTATTCGTACTCCTGTGATTGTAACGGTCCAAAATTGCGAAGTTGACTTGGCCCTTAAAAAAAGGATAAGCAGTAAAATTGCCAATATCGGCGATACTCTTATCTACACCATTAAAGTTTGGAATGAATTTACCAATAAGGCTAATGGCGTTGAAGTAACCGATAGCATTCCGGCAGGGATACAATTCATTCCGGGCTCTTTTACATCTTCCCGCGGTTTGGCTTCCATCAGCAATAATGTTATCCAATGGAACATCGGATCTGTTGCTGCCAATGGAGATACCGTCACGTTGACCTATAAAAGTAAGGTTATGCAGGCAGGAATCCATTACAATACGGCCGAAATCAGCCGAACAAATGAAAAAGATCGGGATTCCACCCCGGGCAATGGTAAAGATAACGAAGATGATAAAGACGTCCAATGCTTTACTGTACCCATCAAACTATGTACCGGCGAAAAAGTACAGTTGAATGTACCTGCTAACTACACTAATGTGAAATGGTTTAAGACCGGCAGCCCAACTCCAATAGCTCAGGGCAATGAAGTATTATTGACCCAAACAGGCGTTTATACCTTTACCGCTCTTAATGCCACCTGCCCGGCAGGAGGATGTTGTCCAATCATCATTGTACCGGGAACGAACTGTTGCCCTGAAAATCTGTGCATTCCGTTTGTCATTCGAAAAACCAAAAAAGCAGGGAAAAGCATTTAA